A single window of Gossypium hirsutum isolate 1008001.06 chromosome A10, Gossypium_hirsutum_v2.1, whole genome shotgun sequence DNA harbors:
- the LOC107897645 gene encoding histidine-containing phosphotransfer protein 1 → MEVGQMQRRLVDYTKSLFMEGFLDAQFLQLQQLQDESNPDFVVEVVSLFFDDSEKLLNDLTMALDQPSVDFKKVDAHVHQLKGSSSSIGAQRVKNACIAFRSFCEEQNIDATLRCLQQVKQEYYLVKNKLETMLRLEQQIVAAGGSIPMIELGF, encoded by the exons ATGGAAGTGGGTCAGATGCAGAGAAGATTGGTGGACTACACAAAATCCTTGTTTATGGAG GGTTTCTTGGATGCTCAGTTTTTGCAGCTTCAACAGCTTCAAGATGAGAGCAACCCAGATTTTGTTGTTGAAGTTGTGTCTCTTTTCTTTGATGATTCAGAGAAACTTCTTAATGATCTCACCATGGCTTT AGATCAGCCAAGTGTAGATTTCAAAAAAGTTGATGCTCATGTTCATCAATTGAAGGGTAGCAGTTCCAG CATTGGTGCACAGAGAGTTAAAAATGCTTGCATTGCTTTTCGTAGCTTCTGCGAGGAGCAGAACATCGATGC GACACTGAGATGTCTTCAACAAGTGAAACAAGAGTATTACCTTGTGAAGAACAAGCTTGAAACTATGCTCAGG TTAGAGCAGCAAATCGTGGCGGCTGGTGGGTCGATTCCGATGATTGAACTGGGTTTTTGA